The sequence below is a genomic window from Bacillus sp. (in: firmicutes).
ACGTCACTGGATTATTTCTGGGAAGGCCTATTGAAATGATAATCCTAAGTCAGGAGACCTGCCTATTTACTTTCGTATTTATAGATGATGGAAAAGTCTGTAGTTTATTTGCTGTTTGAATAAACTATAGGCTTTTCTTTTTTATTAAAAATTAAAACTATTAAAAGGAGAGAAAAGTGAAATGAATTTATTACAACAAATGATTGAAAAAATTGAGGGATTAGATCGGGAAGTGGTCGTAAAAGCACGAGAAAGAGTGGACAATCTTATTAAGCCACCTACTAGTTTAGGACGGCTAGAGGAATTGGCAATCCAATTGGCGGGGATCTCGAAGAATCTTAAGCCTGTTGTTAATCGAAAGGCGATTATTGTAATGGCTGCCGACCATGGTGTTTATGATGAGGGGATTACTTGTAATCCTCAAGCGGTAACTTTTGCGCAAACTTTGAACTTTCCAAAAGGATTAACAGGAGTTTGTGCAATTGGTAGGGTAACCGAATCAAAGATTGTAACGGTAGACATCGGTGTAAAAGGGGTTATCCCGAGTGACGCTGGGGTTATCGATAGAAAAATAAAGCATGGTACAGACAATATAGCGAAGGGACCTGCAATGAGTAGAGAGGAAGCAATAAGGTCGTTAGAGGTGGGTATAGGGATTGCTACCGAGGAAATTAACAGTGGTATTCATTTACTAGGTACTGGGGAAATGGGAATTTGTAATACAACTCCGAGCACAGCAATTTTATCGGTATTAGGGAATTATGATCCAACAGAAATTACCGGAAGAGGAGCAGGGCTAAGTGGAGGTGGATTGGCTCGCAAGATTGAAGTTATTAAAAAAGCAATCGAGATTAATAAGCCAAATCGTGCTGACGGGATAGATGTGCTTGCGAAAGTTGGCGGATTGGAAATTGGAGGTATGGCTGGAGTAATGATAGGGGCAGCTGCACATCGGGTACCTGTTGTTATTGATGGCTATATTTCAACGGTGGCGGCTTTAATCGCTGTATCGATTGAACCTAAAGTAAAGGATTATTTAATACCTTCACATGTATCAGCTGAACCTGGTGGAAAAAAAGCAAGTGAGCTATTAGGAATAAAGCCGATGTTACAAATGGATATGTGTCTTGGCGAAGGCTCTGGGGCGGCATTAGCCTTTCCGATTGTCGAGGCCGCTTGTAATATGCTGAAATATATGCCTACCTTTGCTGAAGTTGGTATGGAAATTTGATGATTTAGCGGGCATCACTTTAATCTCTGAAATTTTCCATAGCATAAAGACTGGATAGTTACAAATACAAATCGATTTATTGATGAATAAAAAAAAAATCACTCGAAATAATAAAAGAGAAAAAGGAGGTTTAATAACGATGAAAAAGACTTTTTTACTGATGATGTTAGTGTTAGCAATTGTATTTAATGGTTTTGCTGCAGCCCAAGGTGCAGAAGCAAATGGCGGCATAACAATGGATGAGGCTAAGAAAATTGCTTTAGAGAAGGTAAAAGGAAAAGTTGTGTATGCGAAAACAGAAGATGATGATGGAAGATTCTACTATGAAATTATCATCCAAGATGCAAACAATGCCATTTTTGAAGTAGAGGTAGACAAAGTGACTGGAAAAATTCTAGAAGTTGAAAAGGAAGATGGTGATGATGGCGAGGATGATGACGATGACCGTTATGATGACTAATATTTAGATAGTAAAAGGGGTCTCAACAATTTGAAAAAAATACTACTCGTTCTCGTATTTGGAATCACAAGTACAATGATTAATTCCAACATCACTTTTGCCGACAATATGACAACTGCTGGAGAAACAGAAATCACCATTTACGACAATGAAATGGATTGTACAAAAAAGATGAAATTTACAGCAGCACAAATGAGAAGGCTAGATTATATTTATTATCGGATTTACCGTGATTATGTAGATTTGATTGAAACATATGCTTGGGCAGGGGCATTAACACAAGAGCAAAAAATTACAAGATATAGGATGCTCGCCAATTACATGAAAACATTTCAACAACGCAAATATCAATGGTGTTCTGAACATGAAGATGATGAGTGGGAAGAAGAATGGTACAATCGTGATAATGAAAATGAAGATGAAGGTTATGGGAAAGATGATTAAACGAGAAAGAGGCTGACTAAGCTATGAAGGTGGGGTCGGCCTCCTTTATCTCGGAAGGTATTCAATCCGTCACTATTTTGAATTTGCCTTTTGCCATATTACCGTAGTGATAGAGAAAAACCCGGTAATGATCGCCGTTTGGCAGATCTGTAAAAGTTATTGTAAAGCTATTTGGTTGTTTAAAATCTTTATATATTTTTGCTTCCCGGTATACGGTCATTTTTCCCCACCAATTAACCGTTACAACCGAATAATAAACGGGGGTATTTTCATTTAGAACCTTCTGAAATCCTTTAATCTGTATAGAATTTTTCCTTATAGTAAGTTTTCTGCTGTAAAAACAAGGAACATCAACACCCAATCCCCATATAATATAACTGGAATTACTTTCCATTGCCCTGTTTAATTCTAATAACATAAACAAAGTGCCAATAATGAAACAACCTATCAATACAAATCCTATTTTTTTCACCACTCTTTTAAAGCTTTTTTATAATATGTGAAAAACAAGGGACAGGCGGCACGGCAAATGTGGATAGGCCTTATGAAATCAACTTGATTAATTTTTAAAGCGCTGTATAATTTTAATTAAATGTTTTCTAGGGTTCCGCAAGAAGATAGAGTTGGTCTGGTCCGAGAGAAAACTCACAGCATCTAGCTGTGTCACGGAGGGATAAAAGCCCGGGAGATCCTGTTTAACAGTGGTCTCTCGGGCTTTTTTTATTTGTTAGGAAAAGGGGAGTTAGAAATTGAATAAAAACTGGCTGACAGTCTTTATTGCGGCATTTTTTGAAGTGTTTTGGGTAATCGGCTTAAAGCATGCCAATAGTTTTTTGGAATGGATTGGAACTGGGTTTTCAATTTTTATAAGTTTTTATTTTATGATTATGGCTGGAAAGAAACTGCCTGTAGGGACTGTATATGCCGTGTTTGTTGGGATGGGAACAGTGGGAACGGTCTTGTCCGATGTCATTTTCTTTAGGGAGCCATTTAATCTTGCGAAAATCATGTTTATTTTACTTTTATTAGTAGGGGTCATCGGTTTGAAATTAGTAACAAAAGATGATGTTGAGGAAGGTGCACACTCATAATGGCATGGGTCTCATTATTTATTGCTGGTTTATTTGAAATGTTTGGTGTTGTCATGATTAACAAATTACATCGTGACCAAAACTGGCAGGCAATACTACTCCTCCTGCTAGGATTCGGGGGAAGTTTTGTTTTTTTGGCGATTGCGATGAAGACGTTAGCGATGGGCACTGCTTATGCCATTTGGACAGGCATCGGTGCATCTGGCGGCGCCATTTTAGGAATGGTTTTATATGGTGAAGCGAGGGAATGGAAGCGTATTGCCTTTATAACAATGATTATTGGCTCAGTAATTGGTTTAAAACTCATTTCTTAAGGGAGCCTGACCCCAACCGAAGCGGGGTCTGCCTCCTTCTTATTCATTTATTGACAGCCGGCGCTTTTTTCTTTTGTCAGCTTCACTAAAAAGCTTTTTCTCCTCGTCTGTTTCGGGGATGATTCCTGGAACAGGGGTTGGCTTTTTGTTTTCATCAATCGCAACCATTGTTGTGATTGCATTTGTAGTAAGAGTTCTTTCGCCAGTTTTTAAATCCTCTGTTTCCACTTTTACATAAATCTCCATTGATGTTCTTCCTGTTGAGATTACACTTGCTTCAAGAAATAAAATATCGCCAACCTTTGCCGAATAAACAAAATTCACATTGTCTATCGAGGCTGTCACAACTGCGCTTTTGCTGTGCCTCATCGCCGTTATCCCGGCTATTTCATCGATATGGGATAAAACAACACCGCCAAATAGCGATCCCATATGATTTGTATCCTGTGGCAAAACAAGCTTTGTTTGAAAGGTTCTTGAACCATTTGTTGAAATTCGCTCTATCATTGAAAAACCCCATTTCACATTATTGTGTATTACTTATAAGAGTCTATTCAAATCATACACTTTTTCTATTCATTTTAGTCAATTAAAACCTATTTTTAGTAATTGAAACGGAAGGACCAGAGACGATTGCTGCTTTTATAGCCGAGCCCGTCCAAGGAGCGGGTGGTGTCCATAGAAGAAGTTTAGATGGTAGTCCAAATCGTCAATGACTCGATAAAAAAGGTCGAGAAGGAAATGTAATAACAATAATGTTACCGTTAAGAAAATTTCAAATATATACCACCATTAACCTTTATATAATTGAAAAAGATAATGGTTAAGGGGGATATAATGATGAAATTGAAAGTCATTTTTCTTTTTCTTTATCTTTGCTCTATGCTGTTGATGTTGCCTTGGCACACATTTGCTTTTGAAAGTGATTATGAGGACCAGGATAGTCCGATTAGCTTTAAAGTTGAAATGTTGCCTTGGGATGAAGTAAACAATATATTACCTAAATATATTATATTCACTATTATAGATATTGAAACTGGCTTGTCATTTAAAGTGCAGCGACGAGCAGGGAGTAATCACGCTGATGTTCAGCCGCTTACCTTCAAAGACACAAAAGTAATGAAAGAAATTTACAACGGAAAATGGAGCTGGAATAGAAGGGCTATCCTCGTTGTTAAAGATGACCAAATCATTGCTGCATCCATGCACGGGATGCCGCACGGTGCTGGGGCATTAAAAAATGGCTTTCCTGGGCATTTTTGCGTTCATTTTTGGGAAAGTACAACACACAGTAGGGACAAAATGGACCCCTCACATAAATTTATGATATTAAAGTCAGCAGGCAAGCTTGATGAGTACTTAAATAATAGTGACCCATATGCACTGATTCACTTGTTTGCACTTGCTGTCAATAATCATGATCAATACATTTTAAGTGAGACTATTGCGAAAAATAAATTTAATGCAGAGTTAACGAACAAAATGATTAAAGATTGTTCTTATTTTAGCATCATTAGTATGTCTTTATTGCCCCTTGAAGACTTACGTGATCAGCTCTTAATTGAAGTTCCTGTTAAAGTTGAATTTTTTAATAAAAATAAAGGAAAACAGAAGGGGTATATGAATTTTATAATTAGAAGGGATAGTTTAATGGACAGATGGTATATTGAGGGACAAAACATCTTGAAGGAGTTATAGAAATATGAGGAATAGCAGGGGGGCAGTAGGTATTGTTATAATGATCATCCTGTTAGCGGTCATTACAGCTGCTAAAACCTACGCTGAAACATTTGAAGAGATGCATATAAAAGTTGACCTTTGGAGACAAGAGCTTTACCTTTTCAAAGGGGATACAATAGTA
It includes:
- a CDS encoding acyl-CoA thioesterase, encoding MIERISTNGSRTFQTKLVLPQDTNHMGSLFGGVVLSHIDEIAGITAMRHSKSAVVTASIDNVNFVYSAKVGDILFLEASVISTGRTSMEIYVKVETEDLKTGERTLTTNAITTMVAIDENKKPTPVPGIIPETDEEKKLFSEADKRKKRRLSINE
- a CDS encoding PepSY domain-containing protein, yielding MKKTFLLMMLVLAIVFNGFAAAQGAEANGGITMDEAKKIALEKVKGKVVYAKTEDDDGRFYYEIIIQDANNAIFEVEVDKVTGKILEVEKEDGDDGEDDDDDRYDD
- the cobT gene encoding nicotinate-nucleotide--dimethylbenzimidazole phosphoribosyltransferase, which codes for MNLLQQMIEKIEGLDREVVVKARERVDNLIKPPTSLGRLEELAIQLAGISKNLKPVVNRKAIIVMAADHGVYDEGITCNPQAVTFAQTLNFPKGLTGVCAIGRVTESKIVTVDIGVKGVIPSDAGVIDRKIKHGTDNIAKGPAMSREEAIRSLEVGIGIATEEINSGIHLLGTGEMGICNTTPSTAILSVLGNYDPTEITGRGAGLSGGGLARKIEVIKKAIEINKPNRADGIDVLAKVGGLEIGGMAGVMIGAAAHRVPVVIDGYISTVAALIAVSIEPKVKDYLIPSHVSAEPGGKKASELLGIKPMLQMDMCLGEGSGAALAFPIVEAACNMLKYMPTFAEVGMEI
- a CDS encoding multidrug efflux SMR transporter, with amino-acid sequence MAWVSLFIAGLFEMFGVVMINKLHRDQNWQAILLLLLGFGGSFVFLAIAMKTLAMGTAYAIWTGIGASGGAILGMVLYGEAREWKRIAFITMIIGSVIGLKLIS
- a CDS encoding DUF2680 domain-containing protein — protein: MKKILLVLVFGITSTMINSNITFADNMTTAGETEITIYDNEMDCTKKMKFTAAQMRRLDYIYYRIYRDYVDLIETYAWAGALTQEQKITRYRMLANYMKTFQQRKYQWCSEHEDDEWEEEWYNRDNENEDEGYGKDD
- a CDS encoding multidrug efflux SMR transporter, with amino-acid sequence MNKNWLTVFIAAFFEVFWVIGLKHANSFLEWIGTGFSIFISFYFMIMAGKKLPVGTVYAVFVGMGTVGTVLSDVIFFREPFNLAKIMFILLLLVGVIGLKLVTKDDVEEGAHS